One Halosegnis longus DNA window includes the following coding sequences:
- a CDS encoding acyltransferase encodes MSGERNRGRRHDRLQRRPTGGPHNSMWASWREEKSLFRLVYNYLLVVVARLIPSLRLRSWALRRLGATVGDGVGWGLEATADVFFPERITLGDDCIVGYDAVLLCHEYLQEEYRVGDIVVGDRAMIGAKATVLPGVEIGADAQVAANSLVTEDVPAGATVAGVPAEPVERGE; translated from the coding sequence ATGAGCGGCGAGAGAAACCGAGGACGACGCCACGACAGATTACAGCGGCGACCGACCGGCGGGCCGCACAACTCGATGTGGGCGAGCTGGCGGGAGGAGAAGTCGCTGTTTCGGTTGGTGTACAACTACCTGCTCGTGGTCGTTGCCCGACTGATTCCGTCGCTGCGGCTGCGCTCGTGGGCGCTCCGGCGGCTCGGTGCGACCGTCGGCGACGGTGTCGGCTGGGGGCTGGAAGCGACCGCCGACGTGTTCTTCCCGGAGCGTATCACGCTCGGCGACGACTGCATCGTCGGCTACGACGCCGTCCTGTTGTGCCACGAGTATCTACAGGAGGAGTACCGGGTCGGCGACATCGTCGTCGGGGACAGAGCGATGATCGGGGCGAAGGCGACCGTCCTGCCCGGCGTGGAAATCGGTGCCGACGCGCAGGTGGCCGCGAACTCGCTGGTCACGGAGGACGTGCCCGCCGGCGCGACTGTCGCGGGAGTCCCTGCCGAGCCAGTCGAGCGTGGTGAGTAA
- a CDS encoding DEAD/DEAH box helicase family protein — translation MTDDADTTPEPAIRRVDVDLTLDTFYDALQSVGRPLATASELARELGVSQSVALDALESLARTGRIDSADVETDPRVWFPSDYKETADRERVVVFPGRRQVVVDGPSQFTRAQLSQFAHLEDANRESGYIYEVREEDVWSAPYDEFSGLQRTMRQALGERSDALEEWVRSQWERARKFRLYSHEDGYTVLEAKSADLMGNIAEQELDEGDLRALISDTEAWIADDAVAGVKRTLYEAGYPVLDTRHLDTGDDLPIDLDVDLRDYQNEWVNRFAEKRSGILVGPPGSGKTVAAMGVMSAIEGETLVLVPGRELAAQWKETIVEHTSLSPDVIGEYHGGKKEIRPVTIATYQTAGMDRHRHLFDDRKWGLIVYDEVHHIPSPIHRRSASLQAKHRLGLSVDGETMVPIRNGGELSMRPIAEFAEEHLAAGPGMERLSGVETLGVTEDGAVEWTPIQAVMRHRHDGQMYRVRGRNGREVTVTGDHSLIVFDGEIMEITSKVAAELSETDYLLQPEAVPAPGVTDQTVDVMELLDEGYVLIDDDTPESVFDPLYERGIGDNKSRYNWKSRRSIPLSVAREIDLNRECIKGVYVHGRHSYIPPEVSTGAFARLLGLFVADGALDDGRVEFYATDSDRKSEVAAFEQVIRGVCPEVDISYVTNGENCTTLRVTGPLVRVLRSLGLSNGARDKSVPSVVLSNPTAYEPFIEGIVLGDGHRAKRERGKEMVTISTSSKQLAAGLNLLLAARGYVGGEYHRNPEVGVREGDHDTVENYLVRFNPNNDGQTGRLSLTSFTEPLQRAYDEAERYGPRRADGGTFESGLAERMRLNDDELSAVTQRGDVDAEWLTETDVAMLDVESVVEVDSEDEYVYDLSTGTENFLGDHLFCHNSATPIREDDKQQEIYTLIGPPIGTNWAALFDAGYVAEPEIEIRLVPWADDEARREYDAAVGHDKRKAAAENPAKLPEIEAILREHRGEKALVFVEYIEQGEQIAEALSVPFVSGEMRHARRRKLFDEFRHGARDVLVVSRVADEGIDLPGAEIAIAASGLGGSRRQGAQRAGRTMRPVGKARMYVLATRASKEEEFARSRTRHLQGKGIRVQERGAETAEESE, via the coding sequence GTGACAGACGACGCCGACACCACCCCCGAGCCGGCAATCCGCCGGGTCGACGTGGACCTGACGCTCGATACGTTCTACGACGCCCTCCAGTCGGTCGGCCGTCCGCTCGCGACCGCGAGCGAACTCGCCCGCGAACTCGGCGTGAGCCAGTCGGTCGCGCTCGACGCGCTCGAATCGCTCGCCCGGACGGGGCGTATCGACTCCGCCGACGTGGAGACGGACCCCCGCGTCTGGTTCCCGAGCGACTACAAGGAGACGGCCGACCGCGAGCGCGTCGTCGTCTTCCCCGGTCGCCGGCAGGTCGTCGTGGACGGTCCCTCGCAGTTCACCCGCGCACAGCTCTCGCAGTTCGCCCACCTGGAAGACGCGAACCGCGAATCGGGCTACATCTACGAGGTGCGCGAGGAGGACGTGTGGAGTGCGCCCTACGACGAATTTTCGGGACTTCAGCGCACGATGCGACAGGCGCTCGGCGAACGCTCCGACGCACTCGAAGAGTGGGTCCGCTCGCAGTGGGAGCGCGCCCGGAAGTTCAGACTCTACAGCCACGAAGACGGCTACACCGTCCTCGAAGCGAAGAGCGCGGACCTGATGGGGAACATCGCGGAACAGGAACTCGACGAGGGTGACCTGCGCGCGCTCATCTCCGACACCGAGGCGTGGATTGCAGACGACGCCGTCGCCGGCGTGAAACGCACCCTCTACGAGGCGGGCTACCCCGTCCTCGACACCCGCCATCTCGACACCGGCGACGACCTGCCAATCGACCTCGACGTCGATTTGCGCGACTACCAGAACGAGTGGGTGAACCGCTTCGCCGAAAAGCGGTCGGGCATCCTCGTCGGCCCGCCGGGCTCCGGCAAGACGGTCGCCGCGATGGGCGTCATGTCCGCAATCGAAGGGGAGACGCTCGTGCTCGTTCCCGGGCGCGAGCTCGCCGCCCAGTGGAAGGAGACCATCGTCGAACACACCTCGCTCTCGCCGGACGTTATCGGGGAGTACCACGGCGGGAAAAAGGAGATTCGCCCCGTCACCATCGCCACCTACCAGACCGCCGGGATGGACCGCCACCGCCACCTGTTCGACGACCGGAAGTGGGGGCTCATCGTCTACGACGAGGTCCACCACATCCCAAGTCCGATACACCGGCGCTCGGCGTCGCTACAGGCGAAGCACCGCCTCGGATTATCGGTCGATGGGGAGACGATGGTCCCGATTCGGAACGGCGGAGAGCTTTCGATGCGACCGATTGCGGAGTTTGCCGAAGAACACCTCGCCGCAGGTCCGGGTATGGAGCGTCTTTCGGGAGTAGAAACGCTCGGCGTGACCGAAGACGGAGCGGTCGAGTGGACGCCGATACAGGCTGTGATGCGACATCGCCACGACGGCCAAATGTACCGCGTCAGAGGGCGCAACGGGCGAGAGGTTACCGTCACCGGCGACCACTCACTCATCGTTTTCGACGGGGAGATAATGGAAATAACGAGCAAGGTCGCTGCGGAGTTGTCCGAGACGGACTATCTCCTACAGCCGGAGGCAGTTCCAGCACCGGGAGTGACGGACCAGACGGTCGATGTGATGGAACTGCTTGACGAGGGATACGTACTCATCGACGACGATACACCGGAGTCCGTATTTGACCCACTGTACGAGCGTGGTATCGGTGACAACAAAAGTAGATACAACTGGAAATCGCGTCGAAGTATTCCACTGTCTGTCGCCCGCGAAATCGACCTCAATCGCGAGTGTATCAAGGGTGTCTACGTGCACGGTCGCCACAGTTACATTCCACCTGAGGTTTCCACAGGAGCGTTTGCACGGCTTCTCGGCTTGTTCGTCGCAGACGGTGCCCTCGACGACGGGCGGGTGGAGTTCTACGCGACAGATTCGGACAGGAAATCCGAAGTCGCGGCGTTCGAGCAGGTCATTCGTGGCGTGTGTCCAGAAGTGGACATCAGCTACGTCACAAACGGCGAGAATTGCACGACACTCCGTGTCACTGGACCACTCGTTCGTGTACTCCGTTCACTTGGTCTGTCGAACGGGGCCAGAGACAAGTCAGTACCTTCGGTCGTTCTCTCGAACCCAACAGCCTACGAGCCGTTCATCGAGGGAATCGTTCTCGGAGACGGACACAGAGCGAAGCGCGAGCGAGGAAAGGAGATGGTCACCATCTCGACATCGAGCAAGCAGTTGGCCGCCGGGCTAAATCTCTTGTTGGCCGCCCGCGGCTACGTGGGTGGAGAGTATCACCGCAATCCGGAGGTCGGTGTTCGTGAAGGAGACCACGACACCGTCGAGAACTATCTGGTCCGATTCAATCCGAACAACGACGGCCAAACCGGGCGGCTCTCGCTCACTTCGTTCACGGAGCCGCTACAGCGTGCATACGACGAGGCCGAGCGATACGGGCCTCGACGCGCGGACGGTGGGACGTTCGAGAGCGGACTGGCAGAGAGGATGCGACTCAACGACGACGAACTATCGGCCGTCACACAGCGAGGCGACGTAGATGCCGAGTGGCTCACTGAGACAGACGTGGCGATGCTCGACGTTGAGAGTGTCGTCGAAGTTGACTCTGAGGACGAGTACGTGTACGACCTCTCGACCGGTACCGAGAATTTCCTCGGCGACCACTTGTTCTGTCACAACTCCGCGACGCCAATTCGGGAAGATGACAAGCAACAGGAAATCTACACCCTCATCGGCCCACCGATTGGGACGAACTGGGCGGCGCTGTTCGATGCCGGCTACGTCGCCGAGCCGGAAATCGAGATTCGGCTCGTCCCGTGGGCGGACGACGAGGCGCGCCGGGAGTACGACGCGGCCGTCGGCCACGACAAGCGGAAGGCCGCCGCTGAGAACCCGGCGAAGCTCCCCGAGATCGAGGCCATCCTGCGCGAGCACCGCGGCGAGAAGGCACTCGTCTTCGTGGAGTACATCGAGCAGGGCGAACAGATTGCGGAGGCGCTGTCGGTGCCGTTCGTCTCCGGCGAGATGCGCCACGCCCGCCGCCGAAAGCTGTTCGACGAGTTCCGCCACGGCGCCCGTGACGTGCTCGTCGTCTCGCGGGTCGCAGACGAGGGCATCGACCTGCCGGGCGCGGAGATTGCGATTGCGGCCTCGGGGCTGGGGGGCAGTCGGCGACAGGGCGCACAGCGGGCGGGGCGGACGATGCGCCCGGTCGGCAAGGCCCGGATGTACGTGCTCGCGACCCGCGCGAGCAAGGAAGAGGAGTTCGCACGCTCGCGGACCCGCCACCTCCAGGGGAAGGGGATTCGCGTGCAGGAGCGAGGCGCAGAGACGGCAGAGGAAAGCGAGTAG
- the purD gene encoding phosphoribosylamine--glycine ligase: protein MDDTERVLLVGGGGREHAISRAVAASDATLFACASNRNPGIESLAAELETLDETDPEAVAAYAESVDATLAVVGPETPLAAGVADALDDAGVYAFAPQQAEARIETDKSFQRTFLDDHDIAGNPDYAVFESTDEACEYIDGYDGDLAVKPAGLTGGKGVRVTGDQVTKAEAKQYLRDSDYDRVVLEERLVGEEFTVQAFVANGDVRLTPAVQDHKRAYEGDEGPNTGGMGSYTAPTRTLPFMDEGDYDAAGDIIESVVDALPEYKGVLYGQFMLTDEGPKIVEFNARFGDPEAMNTLPVLETSFLNVVTAARDGEPLPELQFSERATVCKYAVPAGYPTDPEAGALVTIDADSAGDALLFYASVDAREDGIYTTTSRSFAVVGTGETIADAEAVAERALQRAGDDGLRARHDIGTADLVQRRIDHMAELRE, encoded by the coding sequence ATGGACGACACCGAGCGGGTGCTGTTGGTCGGCGGTGGTGGGCGTGAACACGCGATTTCGCGAGCCGTCGCGGCGAGCGACGCGACGCTGTTTGCCTGCGCCTCGAACCGGAATCCGGGCATCGAATCCCTCGCCGCCGAACTGGAGACGCTGGACGAGACGGACCCCGAGGCGGTCGCCGCGTACGCCGAGTCGGTCGACGCCACGCTCGCCGTCGTCGGGCCGGAGACGCCCCTTGCGGCGGGCGTTGCCGACGCGCTGGACGACGCCGGCGTCTACGCCTTCGCCCCCCAGCAGGCCGAGGCGCGCATCGAGACGGACAAGAGCTTCCAGCGCACCTTCCTCGACGACCACGACATCGCCGGCAACCCCGACTACGCCGTCTTCGAGTCGACCGACGAGGCCTGCGAGTACATCGACGGCTACGACGGCGACCTCGCGGTCAAGCCGGCCGGTCTCACCGGCGGGAAGGGCGTCCGCGTCACCGGCGACCAAGTGACGAAAGCCGAGGCGAAGCAGTATCTCCGCGACAGCGACTACGACCGCGTCGTCCTCGAGGAGCGACTCGTGGGCGAGGAGTTCACCGTGCAGGCGTTCGTCGCGAACGGGGACGTGCGACTCACCCCGGCCGTCCAGGATCACAAGCGCGCCTACGAGGGCGACGAGGGACCGAACACCGGTGGGATGGGTAGCTACACCGCCCCGACCCGGACGCTCCCGTTCATGGACGAGGGAGACTACGACGCCGCGGGCGATATCATCGAATCGGTGGTCGACGCGCTCCCGGAGTACAAGGGCGTCCTGTACGGCCAGTTCATGCTGACCGACGAGGGACCGAAAATCGTGGAGTTCAACGCTCGCTTCGGCGACCCCGAGGCGATGAACACGCTCCCGGTGTTGGAGACCTCGTTCCTCAACGTGGTGACCGCGGCCCGCGACGGCGAGCCGCTTCCGGAACTGCAGTTTTCCGAGCGCGCGACCGTCTGTAAGTACGCCGTCCCCGCGGGCTACCCGACCGACCCCGAGGCCGGTGCGCTCGTCACGATTGACGCCGACAGCGCCGGCGACGCGCTCCTGTTTTACGCGAGCGTCGACGCCCGCGAGGACGGCATCTACACCACCACCTCCCGCTCCTTCGCCGTCGTCGGGACGGGCGAGACGATCGCCGACGCCGAAGCCGTCGCCGAGCGCGCCCTCCAGCGGGCCGGCGACGACGGACTCCGCGCCCGCCACGACATCGGCACCGCCGACCTCGTCCAGCGGCGCATCGACCACATGGCCGAACTGCGCGAGTAG
- a CDS encoding thioredoxin domain-containing protein, translated as MSDAPDALRRNRLDEEASPYLQQHADNPVHWQPWDETALEAARELDRPIFLSIGYSSCHWCHVMAEESFSDPDIAETVNEEFVPIKVDREERPDLDSLYITVCQLVRGHAGWPLTVFCTPEGKPFFVGTYFPKDASQRQPGFRQLVQDVADAWADPEQRAESEERAEQWTAAARGELEDVPDSPGELSDGLLADAADHAVGQADREYGGFGGGQKFPNPARVELLLRASTRGHDEAGTVARETLDAMASGGLYDHVGGGFHRYCTDREWVVPHFEKMLYDQAGLARVFLAGSQRFDSDRYASVARDTLDFLDRDLRHEAGGFFSTLDARSEHAGEQVEGAYYVWTPERVRAAIDDETDADLFAARYGIDERGNFPEGAEPDWTVLTETTSVGDLAASFGLPEDEIEDRLARARKQAHRARDDRPAPARDEKVLAGWNGLAVHAFAEAGLVFDGSYADTAVEALEFARERLWDGDRLTRRWKDGDAAGDGYLEDYAFLARGALATYEATGDVRHLDFACSLADALVAAFYDADAGTLYFTPEDGESLIARPQALDDSSTPSSTGVAVDVLDALAQFRPDSQFGTVARRVAETHAETVDATPLNHAALALATDALATGRYELTVAADSLPAAWRETLTDRYLPLRLLSVRPPTEDGVQAWLDALGLETAPPIWAGREARDGEPTVYACRNRTCSPPTHDLGEALDWSP; from the coding sequence ATGTCAGACGCACCCGACGCGCTCCGGCGGAACCGACTCGACGAGGAGGCGTCCCCGTATCTCCAACAGCACGCCGACAACCCCGTACACTGGCAGCCGTGGGACGAGACCGCACTCGAGGCCGCCCGCGAACTCGACCGCCCTATCTTTCTCTCCATCGGCTACTCCTCGTGTCACTGGTGTCACGTCATGGCAGAAGAGAGCTTCTCGGACCCGGACATCGCAGAGACGGTCAACGAGGAGTTCGTCCCGATCAAGGTCGACCGCGAGGAGCGTCCCGACCTCGACTCGCTGTACATCACCGTCTGTCAGCTGGTGCGTGGCCACGCCGGCTGGCCGCTCACCGTCTTCTGTACGCCCGAGGGGAAGCCGTTCTTCGTCGGCACCTACTTCCCGAAGGACGCGAGCCAGCGACAGCCGGGATTCCGGCAGCTGGTTCAGGACGTGGCCGACGCGTGGGCCGACCCCGAACAGCGCGCCGAGAGCGAGGAGCGCGCCGAGCAGTGGACCGCCGCCGCCCGCGGCGAGCTCGAAGATGTGCCCGACTCGCCGGGAGAGCTCTCTGACGGTCTCCTCGCCGACGCTGCCGACCACGCCGTCGGCCAGGCCGACCGCGAGTACGGCGGCTTCGGCGGGGGCCAGAAGTTCCCGAATCCGGCTCGCGTCGAACTACTCCTGCGCGCCTCGACGCGTGGCCACGATGAGGCCGGAACCGTCGCGCGCGAGACACTCGACGCGATGGCCAGCGGCGGCCTCTACGACCACGTCGGCGGCGGTTTCCACCGCTACTGCACCGACCGCGAGTGGGTGGTCCCCCACTTCGAGAAGATGCTCTACGACCAGGCCGGGCTGGCGCGGGTCTTCCTCGCCGGCAGTCAGCGATTCGACAGCGACCGCTACGCCAGCGTCGCGCGCGACACGCTCGACTTCCTCGACCGCGACCTCCGTCACGAGGCCGGCGGCTTCTTCTCCACCCTCGATGCGCGTTCCGAACACGCGGGCGAGCAGGTCGAGGGTGCCTACTACGTCTGGACGCCCGAGCGCGTCCGCGCGGCAATCGACGACGAGACGGACGCCGACCTCTTCGCTGCGCGTTACGGCATCGACGAGCGGGGAAACTTCCCGGAGGGGGCCGAGCCGGACTGGACGGTGCTGACCGAGACCACTTCCGTCGGTGACCTCGCCGCGTCCTTCGGCCTCCCGGAGGATGAAATCGAAGACCGGCTGGCTCGCGCCCGCAAACAGGCCCACCGCGCTCGCGACGACCGCCCGGCTCCGGCCCGCGACGAGAAGGTGCTCGCCGGCTGGAACGGGCTCGCAGTCCACGCCTTCGCCGAGGCCGGGCTCGTGTTCGACGGCTCGTACGCCGACACCGCGGTCGAAGCCCTCGAATTCGCGCGCGAACGGCTCTGGGACGGCGACCGACTCACCCGTCGCTGGAAGGACGGCGACGCGGCCGGCGACGGCTACCTCGAAGACTACGCCTTCCTCGCGCGGGGCGCGCTCGCGACCTACGAGGCGACCGGCGACGTGCGCCACCTGGACTTCGCCTGCTCGCTGGCCGACGCGCTCGTCGCGGCGTTCTACGACGCGGACGCGGGGACGCTCTACTTCACGCCCGAGGACGGCGAATCCCTCATCGCCCGCCCGCAGGCGTTGGACGACAGTTCGACACCCTCCAGTACGGGCGTCGCGGTCGACGTGCTCGACGCCCTGGCACAGTTCCGACCCGACAGCCAGTTCGGAACCGTCGCGCGCCGCGTCGCGGAGACGCACGCCGAGACCGTCGATGCGACGCCGCTCAACCACGCCGCCCTCGCGCTCGCGACGGACGCGCTCGCCACTGGTCGGTATGAGCTCACCGTCGCCGCCGATTCGCTTCCGGCGGCGTGGCGCGAGACCCTCACCGACCGGTATCTCCCGCTCCGGCTGCTTTCGGTTCGACCACCGACCGAGGACGGAGTACAGGCGTGGCTCGACGCGCTGGGTCTCGAAACGGCTCCGCCGATTTGGGCCGGTCGCGAGGCGCGCGACGGCGAGCCGACGGTGTACGCCTGCCGGAACCGCACCTGCTCGCCGCCGACGCACGACCTCGGCGAGGCGCTCGACTGGTCGCCGTAG
- a CDS encoding zinc-dependent metalloprotease encodes MTLFRAVRAVTESEGDAPIDWDAAGEVAKAAIDPGELSLTEAEEVGYAEDVRAARSRIREVAEVEFDVPDAIEVQNRHHWIDANTPTFRRVMEPVVEEFANGPAPGLARSLNTATTGGMLAFLGNNVLGQYDPLLLADEPHALYFVHPNIEKVADLLDVDRERFRRWIAFHEVTHAAEFGAAPWLSGYLEDAMLDGIESLSEGRLEREALAEVNVAMTAVEGYAELVMDRAFDDEYDDLRRKLDERRGGSTPVGKLVRKLLGLGMKQEQYERGKAFFDAVADDRGVHGASRVWESPEYLPSDEELDDPTAWLARVPK; translated from the coding sequence ATGACACTGTTTCGAGCCGTCCGCGCCGTGACCGAAAGCGAGGGCGACGCCCCCATCGACTGGGACGCCGCCGGCGAGGTGGCGAAAGCCGCCATCGACCCCGGCGAGCTGTCGCTCACGGAGGCCGAGGAAGTCGGCTACGCCGAGGACGTGCGCGCGGCCCGCTCGCGCATCCGCGAGGTCGCCGAGGTGGAGTTCGACGTGCCGGACGCCATCGAGGTGCAGAATCGCCACCACTGGATCGACGCGAACACCCCGACGTTCCGGCGGGTGATGGAGCCGGTCGTCGAGGAGTTCGCCAACGGTCCCGCGCCCGGATTGGCCCGCTCGCTCAACACCGCGACGACCGGCGGAATGCTCGCCTTCCTCGGGAACAACGTCCTCGGGCAGTACGACCCGCTCTTGCTCGCCGACGAGCCGCACGCGCTCTACTTCGTCCACCCGAACATCGAGAAGGTGGCCGACCTGCTGGACGTGGACCGCGAGCGGTTCCGCCGCTGGATTGCCTTCCACGAGGTGACCCACGCCGCCGAGTTCGGGGCCGCGCCGTGGCTCTCCGGGTATCTCGAAGACGCGATGCTCGACGGCATCGAGTCCCTCTCCGAGGGTCGGCTCGAACGCGAGGCGTTAGCCGAGGTGAACGTCGCCATGACCGCGGTCGAAGGGTACGCCGAACTCGTGATGGACCGCGCGTTCGACGACGAGTACGACGACCTCCGCCGGAAGCTAGACGAGCGCCGCGGCGGCTCCACGCCGGTCGGCAAGCTCGTCCGCAAGCTCCTCGGCTTGGGGATGAAACAGGAGCAGTACGAGCGGGGCAAGGCCTTCTTCGACGCCGTCGCCGACGACCGCGGGGTCCACGGCGCGAGCCGCGTCTGGGAGTCGCCCGAATACCTGCCCAGCGACGAGGAGCTCGACGATCCGACCGCGTGGCTCGCCCGCGTTCCGAAGTAG
- a CDS encoding winged helix-turn-helix transcriptional regulator, with product MSSQERYSEEACVVIDSLEQIGSQWRLIVLHDLQEGEKRFNELKRSTSASSRTLSRVLDDLGEMGFVNRRLEEDAPVATYYSLTDKGESLGPVFEAIEEWAGDWLDPDEEQSLLAE from the coding sequence ATGTCATCACAAGAGCGCTACAGCGAGGAGGCGTGTGTCGTCATCGACTCACTCGAACAGATCGGGTCACAGTGGCGGCTCATCGTCCTCCACGACCTACAGGAGGGCGAAAAGCGATTCAACGAGCTCAAGCGGTCGACGAGCGCGTCCTCGCGCACCCTCTCGCGCGTGCTCGACGACCTCGGCGAGATGGGGTTCGTGAACCGTCGGCTCGAAGAGGACGCTCCCGTCGCGACCTACTACTCGCTGACGGACAAGGGCGAGTCGCTCGGTCCCGTGTTCGAGGCCATCGAGGAGTGGGCCGGCGACTGGCTCGACCCCGATGAAGAGCAGTCGCTGCTCGCCGAGTAG
- a CDS encoding ring-cleaving dioxygenase — protein sequence MAKAPIQGLHHVTSMASDPDETVRFFRDVLGLRLVKQTVNFDDVTTYHLYFGNETGEPGTALTVFPFGEGQSGTVGAGQVETTAFHVPAGSLDYWADRFDDHDVDRNEITDRFGEQVLGFRDGDGLRYELVASDEESVEPWEGSDVPAEHAIRGFHSVTLALVDTTETAGLLQFMGYEQTGEEGDYTRFEADGEYATVVDLHETSDRGQPGLGTVHHVAFRVPDDDAQFAWQEALSEEGYGVTEQKDRQYFRSIYFRERGGVLFEFATDGPGFTTDESADELGSSLKLPEWLEGDRERIEESLPELTATPVEVR from the coding sequence ATGGCGAAAGCACCGATTCAAGGACTCCACCACGTAACGAGCATGGCGAGTGACCCGGACGAGACGGTCCGGTTCTTCCGGGACGTGCTCGGGCTTCGACTCGTGAAGCAGACGGTGAACTTCGACGACGTGACGACGTATCACCTCTACTTCGGCAACGAGACGGGCGAGCCGGGGACGGCGCTCACCGTCTTCCCGTTCGGGGAGGGACAGTCCGGCACCGTCGGCGCGGGACAGGTCGAGACGACCGCCTTCCACGTCCCGGCCGGCAGTCTCGACTACTGGGCCGACCGATTCGACGACCACGACGTGGACCGCAACGAGATAACCGACCGGTTCGGCGAGCAGGTGCTCGGCTTCCGCGACGGCGACGGCCTCCGGTACGAACTCGTCGCCAGCGACGAGGAGAGCGTCGAGCCGTGGGAGGGTAGCGACGTGCCCGCCGAACACGCGATTCGTGGCTTCCACTCCGTCACGCTCGCGCTCGTGGACACGACCGAGACGGCTGGGCTCCTCCAGTTCATGGGATACGAACAGACCGGCGAGGAGGGCGACTACACCCGATTCGAGGCAGACGGCGAGTACGCGACGGTCGTCGACCTCCACGAGACGAGCGACCGCGGCCAGCCCGGACTCGGCACGGTCCACCACGTCGCCTTCCGCGTCCCCGACGACGACGCGCAGTTCGCGTGGCAGGAGGCGCTCTCCGAGGAGGGGTACGGCGTCACCGAGCAGAAGGACCGCCAGTACTTCCGCTCCATCTACTTCCGCGAACGCGGCGGGGTGCTGTTCGAGTTCGCGACCGACGGGCCCGGCTTCACGACCGACGAATCCGCCGACGAACTCGGCTCGTCGCTGAAGCTCCCCGAGTGGCTGGAAGGCGACCGCGAGCGCATCGAGGAGTCGCTGCCGGAGCTGACCGCGACGCCCGTGGAGGTGCGATGA
- a CDS encoding alpha/beta hydrolase, protein MVHENEPARAGADPEDAEVGVILTHGRGATAPSILAMAQEFPREDAAYAAPQATNNTWYPHSFLEPVEKNEPGRTDGLAAIDRLVSEFVDAGIPRERILLVGFSQGGCLTTEYAARNPTEYGGVAALSGGLIGDDLGGYEGDMEGTEVFLGCSDVDPHIPVERVNDTEDIFESLNATVEKRLYEGMGHGVNEDELDYLRETVTNL, encoded by the coding sequence ATGGTCCACGAGAACGAGCCGGCCCGCGCCGGCGCGGACCCCGAGGACGCCGAGGTCGGCGTCATCCTGACGCACGGCCGGGGCGCGACCGCACCCTCGATTCTCGCGATGGCACAGGAGTTCCCGCGCGAGGACGCCGCCTACGCCGCGCCGCAGGCGACGAACAACACGTGGTACCCCCACTCGTTCCTCGAGCCGGTCGAGAAGAACGAGCCGGGCCGCACCGACGGGCTGGCCGCCATCGACCGGCTCGTCTCCGAGTTCGTCGACGCCGGCATCCCCCGCGAGCGCATCCTGCTGGTCGGCTTCTCGCAGGGCGGCTGTCTCACGACCGAGTACGCCGCGCGGAACCCGACGGAGTACGGCGGCGTCGCCGCACTCTCGGGCGGGCTCATCGGTGACGACCTCGGCGGCTACGAGGGCGACATGGAGGGGACCGAGGTGTTCCTCGGCTGCTCGGACGTGGACCCGCACATCCCGGTCGAGCGCGTCAACGACACCGAGGACATCTTCGAGTCGCTGAACGCCACGGTCGAAAAGCGGCTCTACGAGGGGATGGGCCACGGCGTCAACGAGGACGAACTCGACTACCTGCGCGAGACGGTCACGAACCTCTAG